Genomic window ([Eubacterium] hominis):
CGTTATTTGCGAATGGTGATGGCGAGCTGATTACACAATCCGCTACAGGCATTCGTTTATATTTCTCATCTTTGTTATTCACTGCGATGATCACTATGATTATGTATTATTTCCAGTCTATTGAAATGGGAAAGCTATCCACAATGCTTGCGGTATTAAAAGGTTTTGTATTTATTGTAGTCAGTATGGCAATCCTGATTTTCTTATTTGGTATTGATGCTATCTGGTTAAGTGTAACTGCAGCAGAATTATTTGCATTAATGACTGCAGTTATGATCATCAAGAAAGGAAGATTGCTGGCATGATCAATTTAGAAAAAGCAAAGCAGGCATTTGCAGCCTATGTAAAACAATTTGATGTACATGATGAACAAATTCAATTGAAAATCAAACATACATATGAAGTTATGCGCTACAGTGAAATGATAGCGAGTGATTTAGCATTATCAGATGAACAAATAAAGCTTGCTTCTCTTATTGGTCTATTACACGATATTGGACGCTTTGAACAAATCCGAAGATATCATACATTTATTGACCGCGATAGTGTAAATCACGCAATGCTTGGCGTTGAAATATTAAAAGAAAAGGATTTTATACGTACTTTTGTAGAAGAAGGATATGATGATATAATTTTTACTGCCATTGCTAATCATAACAAATTTCGTATAGATGAAAGCCTTACAGGAGATACATTGATACAGGCAAAAATCATTCGTGATGCAGATAAAATTGATATCTTTCGGGTAAACAGTA
Coding sequences:
- a CDS encoding HD domain-containing protein — encoded protein: MINLEKAKQAFAAYVKQFDVHDEQIQLKIKHTYEVMRYSEMIASDLALSDEQIKLASLIGLLHDIGRFEQIRRYHTFIDRDSVNHAMLGVEILKEKDFIRTFVEEGYDDIIFTAIANHNKFRIDESLTGDTLIQAKIIRDADKIDIFRVNSTHSCETLFMCREDEMKNTLISKEVFQDFMTHTSILSEKRKTPGDILVSHIALIYDFNYPICFKVLLQHSWIHDLLRRFEFENPNTKRVIQQIEQEILDYLNKHQFYS